The following are encoded together in the Candidatus Omnitrophota bacterium genome:
- the epsI gene encoding EpsI family protein, with protein sequence MKNKTFYIAAAVLLFTSVVCIVSYFPSSFDKSEDAKVATFPKEINGWVARDLEISERDYKILETRNLFVREYTNAAQEKVYFYFIYSLDNRKVSHPPEICYMGSGVTVVDKSTVQLTDKIKAVKLIIEKADHRQLVAYWFQAGAFNTHKYLLQQLRVVLNRAVGKQTPNALIRLSADFTPGQEGKALNTLKAFTRDIEPSVSNFFK encoded by the coding sequence ATGAAAAATAAAACATTTTATATTGCTGCGGCCGTTTTGTTATTTACGTCGGTAGTCTGCATCGTGTCATATTTCCCATCGAGTTTTGACAAATCTGAGGATGCGAAAGTCGCAACTTTTCCGAAAGAAATCAACGGATGGGTTGCGCGTGACCTTGAAATATCCGAGCGCGATTATAAGATACTTGAAACGAGGAATCTTTTTGTCAGGGAATATACAAATGCTGCGCAGGAGAAGGTGTATTTTTATTTTATTTATTCTCTTGATAACCGAAAGGTCAGCCATCCTCCGGAGATTTGTTATATGGGCAGCGGAGTAACTGTTGTTGATAAATCAACAGTTCAACTGACAGATAAAATAAAAGCCGTAAAGTTAATAATTGAAAAAGCAGACCATCGTCAGTTGGTTGCTTATTGGTTTCAGGCAGGCGCCTTTAATACACATAAATATTTACTACAGCAATTAAGGGTTGTTTTGAATAGGGCTGTGGGGAAACAGACACCGAATGCGCTCATAAGGCTTTCGGCTGATTTTACTCCCGGGCAGGAGGGGAAAGCTTTAAATACATTAAAAGCCTTTACTCGTGATATTGAGCCTTCAGTTAGTAACTTTTTTAAATAA
- a CDS encoding PEP-CTERM sorting domain-containing protein, with amino-acid sequence MKAKNKNKISKFSLLAAILFISGMLLAFEPVFSIKNIFAVTYVEHPSIVEDSSLNSGYSAQEPNQRTPNKARAPEPSSMFLLLSGLTGMLVRFARKSYERFKRLADIILAFVAAVFALPVMAFAALLIKLTSSGPFIYRQDRVGKGGQIFRIYKLRTMYVNAEKGTGAVWARKNDPRITPVGKLLRKTHIDEVPQLINVLKGEMSIVGPRPERPELVRELKTLIVDYEKRLSVKPGITGLAQVWHKYDETLEDVKKKIKIDLLYIKRMCLAADLRIMAGTVLVMLTGKGAR; translated from the coding sequence ATGAAAGCGAAAAATAAAAACAAAATTTCAAAATTCAGCCTGTTGGCGGCGATCCTGTTTATTTCCGGCATGTTGTTGGCATTTGAGCCGGTTTTCAGCATAAAAAATATTTTTGCAGTGACTTATGTTGAGCATCCATCTATCGTTGAAGATTCAAGCCTGAATAGCGGTTACTCTGCACAAGAACCTAACCAGCGAACCCCCAATAAAGCCCGCGCGCCTGAACCAAGCAGTATGTTTTTGCTTTTAAGCGGCCTGACCGGCATGCTTGTCAGGTTTGCAAGAAAGAGTTATGAACGTTTTAAGAGGCTTGCTGATATCATCTTAGCTTTTGTGGCTGCTGTGTTTGCTTTGCCTGTTATGGCTTTTGCAGCCCTGTTGATAAAATTGACTTCATCCGGGCCGTTTATCTACAGGCAGGATAGGGTAGGCAAGGGCGGGCAAATATTCCGTATTTATAAATTAAGGACAATGTATGTTAACGCTGAAAAAGGCACAGGCGCCGTGTGGGCAAGAAAAAATGACCCCAGGATTACGCCTGTCGGAAAGCTTCTCAGGAAAACTCATATTGATGAAGTCCCGCAGTTAATCAATGTCCTAAAAGGAGAGATGAGTATTGTAGGGCCGCGCCCTGAAAGGCCAGAGTTGGTAAGGGAATTAAAAACCTTAATCGTTGATTACGAAAAAAGGCTCTCCGTTAAGCCTGGTATCACGGGTTTGGCGCAGGTTTGGCATAAATATGACGAGACTTTAGAAGACGTTAAAAAGAAAATTAAAATTGATTTGTTATACATCAAGAGAATGTGCCTTGCCGCTGATTTAAGAATAATGGCAGGGACAGTGCTTGTGATGTTAACAGGAAAAGGAGCAAGGTAA
- a CDS encoding PEP-CTERM sorting domain-containing protein, which produces MKKLIFVFVLLISLFIFNQADASLWLDATPSIYINSNPDPWFTDSWITGPGDFTLRITNTFTQDDIEDVYLVIALKESTKDGLSIDIDGDGLDDSDFDTSGDHPYITDSHGVFGDDTYFYDYYIGNLAAEEYIEFDISIETEGSPIVHFDAYGYKVKNNGDLLLVDNPNSHDVTWDPPLYIELTNTVPEPATLSLLGLGMMGLLFSRRRKC; this is translated from the coding sequence ATGAAAAAATTAATATTTGTATTTGTCTTATTGATTTCACTCTTTATTTTTAATCAGGCTGATGCTTCTCTTTGGCTTGATGCTACACCTTCAATTTATATTAACAGCAATCCTGACCCGTGGTTTACGGATAGCTGGATAACCGGCCCGGGTGATTTTACTCTCAGGATTACAAACACTTTTACTCAAGATGATATTGAGGATGTTTATCTCGTTATCGCTTTGAAAGAAAGCACAAAAGATGGGTTATCTATTGATATAGACGGAGACGGGCTTGATGATAGTGATTTTGATACTTCCGGAGATCATCCGTATATCACGGATTCGCACGGAGTTTTCGGCGACGATACATATTTCTATGATTATTATATCGGGAACCTTGCCGCAGAAGAGTATATTGAATTTGATATATCAATAGAAACAGAGGGTTCTCCTATCGTGCATTTTGACGCATACGGTTATAAAGTGAAGAATAACGGCGATCTTTTATTGGTGGATAATCCCAATTCCCATGATGTAACCTGGGATCCTCCGTTGTATATTGAATTGACCAATACCGTACCTGAACCGGCAACATTATCATTGCTTGGCTTAGGCATGATGGGTTTGCTTTTCTCAAGAAGGCGTAAATGCTAA
- a CDS encoding PEP-CTERM sorting domain-containing protein, protein MLKLISIVLAILVLTIAISADIYAYTVTYLDPYSSATTLYSAAGDRIGNIAFELYKVDVTKAGNNLTFDIYSNYSSSGYSVGSWHTMPADLALDVNNDGTYDYGVAFRNHDGLIQGKLYSVSDWYISGYDRPGNGFIWHHGELVSIKDIDAELGDAAVTWNDLGGSNPHYKISTVIDMNDFLPNGYSGDLGFFYGGATCANDYIGGIFSITTPEPASLSLFGLGLLGLIIRRKK, encoded by the coding sequence ATGCTAAAGTTAATAAGTATAGTTTTAGCTATTCTGGTATTGACGATCGCGATAAGCGCGGATATTTACGCTTATACGGTTACTTATCTTGACCCTTATTCCAGCGCAACCACGCTTTACAGCGCAGCAGGGGACAGGATAGGCAATATAGCGTTTGAATTATATAAAGTTGACGTAACAAAAGCAGGAAACAATCTTACCTTTGATATCTATTCAAATTACTCTTCTTCAGGATATTCTGTAGGTTCATGGCATACAATGCCTGCTGACCTGGCGCTGGATGTAAATAATGACGGGACATATGACTATGGTGTGGCATTCCGTAATCACGACGGCTTAATACAAGGTAAGCTTTATTCAGTTTCGGATTGGTACATTTCAGGCTATGACCGGCCGGGTAATGGTTTCATCTGGCATCACGGAGAATTAGTCAGTATAAAGGATATTGATGCCGAACTTGGCGATGCTGCAGTTACCTGGAATGATTTAGGCGGCAGCAACCCGCATTACAAAATAAGCACAGTTATTGATATGAATGATTTCTTACCTAACGGTTACAGCGGAGATTTAGGTTTTTTCTATGGCGGTGCAACATGCGCCAATGATTACATAGGCGGGATATTTTCAATAACAACCCCTGAGCCTGCATCGTTATCTTTGTTCGGCTTAGGATTACTCGGTTTAATAATACGCAGGAAGAAATAG
- a CDS encoding PEP-CTERM sorting domain-containing protein, which yields MFRVKLLVAVMCISLLSFISAHAALINGGFETGDLSGWSNNSGILAATVNSYSGDIAYSPVEGDYFLKLTSGLGTGAYSIVNQSLSLQQGAKLSGWAAFDAGDYLPYNDDAYVKIGNSTVWSRDISQVGNYGYTNWQQWNWEAPTAGSYTLEFGVRNVGDNGLSSLALFDANFLATSAVPEPATMSLFGLGLLGLGLIKRKK from the coding sequence ATGTTTCGGGTCAAGTTATTGGTTGCGGTTATGTGTATTTCTTTATTGTCTTTTATCAGCGCGCACGCAGCGTTAATAAACGGAGGTTTTGAAACAGGCGACCTTTCTGGATGGTCAAATAATTCCGGCATTTTGGCAGCTACAGTTAATTCGTATTCAGGAGACATTGCATATTCTCCCGTGGAAGGTGATTATTTTTTAAAGCTTACAAGCGGATTGGGCACAGGTGCCTATTCAATAGTGAACCAGTCTTTGAGTTTGCAGCAGGGTGCTAAACTTTCCGGCTGGGCTGCTTTTGATGCAGGTGACTACCTGCCTTACAATGATGATGCATACGTAAAAATCGGTAACTCTACTGTATGGAGCAGGGATATTTCCCAGGTTGGTAATTATGGATATACAAATTGGCAGCAATGGAATTGGGAAGCGCCAACAGCCGGGAGCTATACGCTGGAATTTGGTGTACGCAATGTCGGAGATAATGGGCTTAGCAGTTTAGCTTTATTTGATGCCAATTTTTTGGCGACCTCTGCTGTGCCTGAGCCGGCAACAATGTCTTTGTTCGGCTTAGGATTGTTAGGCTTAGGTCTTATTAAAAGGAAGAAATAG
- a CDS encoding DUF4114 domain-containing protein, whose translation MKKLLFLTAALILGVSVVSYAALIDLGMATGSGELKMFEIYNAMYSTGFTNNDQLEALEVDLAIGGGKYKSNSGTVGLVARYASAPVTLRYYDSGGDHDLDPALVNLAGGSALYAPPVITFYTVTGTEEFGMWGLTSAGKFYSEKSLNADGKYHFLVLSTPDPKKFLIGFEDRSAGADWDYNDFVFETYNIFATPEPTSMLLLGMGALGLLGLKRKKA comes from the coding sequence ATGAAGAAGTTGCTATTTTTAACTGCAGCGTTAATATTGGGAGTAAGCGTAGTTTCTTACGCAGCATTGATAGACCTTGGTATGGCAACAGGTTCTGGAGAACTAAAGATGTTTGAAATCTACAATGCTATGTATAGTACTGGTTTTACCAATAATGATCAGCTTGAAGCTCTTGAAGTTGATCTGGCTATAGGCGGCGGAAAATACAAGTCAAATTCCGGGACTGTCGGGCTGGTGGCAAGGTATGCAAGCGCACCGGTTACTTTAAGATATTACGACAGCGGCGGTGACCATGATTTGGATCCAGCCTTAGTTAATCTTGCAGGTGGAAGTGCGCTATATGCTCCTCCCGTAATTACGTTTTACACAGTTACAGGGACTGAAGAATTCGGAATGTGGGGGTTGACTTCAGCCGGAAAGTTTTACTCCGAGAAGTCATTAAATGCTGACGGAAAATATCATTTTCTGGTTTTAAGCACTCCGGATCCGAAGAAATTCTTGATAGGGTTTGAAGACAGGTCAGCCGGTGCAGACTGGGATTATAATGACTTTGTTTTTGAGACTTATAACATATTCGCAACTCCCGAGCCTACAAGTATGTTGTTATTAGGGATGGGCGCTTTAGGATTGTTAGGTTTAAAGAGAAAAAAGGCCTAA
- a CDS encoding PEP-CTERM sorting domain-containing protein produces the protein MRLSKKLTTLSLMSFVAGCGGSDGGGGLLSSIFGGSSAGASAGVLDSGVVDGASLALTHNPEPSSLLLLSSGLLGMAVYARAKAWKKGKK, from the coding sequence ATGAGATTAAGCAAGAAATTAACAACCTTATCTCTAATGTCTTTTGTCGCTGGTTGTGGAGGGAGCGATGGAGGGGGAGGTTTATTGAGCTCTATTTTTGGCGGCAGCTCTGCCGGAGCATCAGCTGGTGTTTTAGATTCCGGAGTTGTTGATGGAGCCTCTTTAGCCCTGACCCATAATCCCGAACCCAGCAGCCTACTCTTACTCTCAAGCGGTCTCCTTGGAATGGCTGTTTATGCCAGGGCAAAGGCTTGGAAAAAAGGTAAGAAATAA